A DNA window from Arachis duranensis cultivar V14167 chromosome 3, aradu.V14167.gnm2.J7QH, whole genome shotgun sequence contains the following coding sequences:
- the LOC107480774 gene encoding LOW QUALITY PROTEIN: 17.3 kDa class I heat shock protein (The sequence of the model RefSeq protein was modified relative to this genomic sequence to represent the inferred CDS: inserted 1 base in 1 codon) yields MSLIPSFFGGRRSNVFDPFSLDVWDPFKDFQFPSSLTSSENSAFVNTRVDWKETPEAHVFKADLPGLKKEEVKVEIEDNSVLQISGERNVEKEDKNDTWHRVERSSGKFMRRFRLPENAKMDEVKAAMENGVLTVTVPKAEVKKPDVKPIXDHWLDVRENEAILHPISC; encoded by the exons ATGTCTCTGATTCCAAGTTTCTTCGGTGGGCGAAGGAGCAACGTCTTCGATCCTTTCTCCCTCGACGTTTGGGACCCCTTCAAAGACTTCCAATTCCCGAGCTCTCTTACTTCTTCAGAGAATTCTGCGTTCGTCAACACTCGTGTGGACTGGAAGGAGACTCCCGAAGCTCATGTGTTCAAGGCTGATCTTCCTGGTCTCAAGAAGGAGGAAGTGAAGGTTGAGATCGAAGATAACAGTGTCCTTCAGATCAGCGGAGAGAGGAACGTTGAGAAGGAGGACAAGAACGACACCTGGCACCGTGTGGAGCGCAGCAGCGGCAAGTTCATGCGGAGGTTCAGGCTCCCCGAGAACGCCAAGATGGATGAGGTGAAGGCAGCCATGGAGAATGGTGTTCTCACTGTCACTGTTCCCAAAGCAGAAGTTAAGAAACCCGATGTTAAACCCA CAGATCACTGGTTAGACGTGCGTGAGAATGAAGCAATTCTGCATCCAATTAGCTGTTGA
- the LOC107480775 gene encoding 18.5 kDa class I heat shock protein-like has product MSIIPTTNPLEENSSLALPQLSREDPLFVSRDVDWKETAEAHVFRADMTGLNKEEVKVEVEEGGVLQISAERSVQREEKNGDATHRVECATGRFSRSFTLPANARMDQLKASIDNGVLTVTVPKDDLNLLHAVSN; this is encoded by the coding sequence ATGTCGATTATCCCAACGACGAACcccctggaggaaaactcttCCCTTGCACTGCCACAACTGTCACGGGAGGACCCCTTGTTCGTGAGCAGAGACGTGGATTGGAAGGAGACGGCAGAAGCGCACGTGTTCAGGGCTGATATGACGGGTCTGAACAAAGAGGAGGTGAAGGTTGAAGTTGAAGAAGGCGGTGTGCTTCAGATAAGCGCCGAGCGGAGCGTACAAAGGGAAGAAAAGAACGGTGATGCCACGCACCGCGTCGAGTGCGCCACTGGAAGATTCTCCAGGAGCTTCACTCTTCCTGCTAATGCTAGAATGGATCAGCTCAAAGCTTCCATCGACAATGGGGTTCTAACTGTCACTGTCCCCAAAGACGACCTCAACCTATTGCATGCTGTTTCCAATTGA
- the LOC107480773 gene encoding protein DEHYDRATION-INDUCED 19 isoform X2 yields the protein MDSEFWTSRLAAAKRQYALQHHHPHLDRLGMDDFDLEEEVRPDFPCPYCYEDFDIASLCSHLEDEHSCESRVTICPICSVKVARDMLSHITLQHGHLFKLQRRRRLRRVAIPNSQTLSLLGRDLREAHLQVLLGGSGGYRSSNSSTVSNAATDPFLSSLILNFPACEAEEISKSVVTSAEESSAKNTAPSHIWKSSFDPSLSAEEREKRMRQAAGRSGFVQDLFLSTLLGD from the exons ATGGATTCTGAGTTCTGGACCTCACGCCTTGCCGCTGCAAAAAGACAGTACGCTCTTCAGCATCATCACCCACACCTAG ATCGGTTGGGAATGGATGATTTTGATTTGGAGGAAGAGGTGCGACCAGATTTTCCGTGCCCCTATTGTTACGAGGACTTCGACATCGCCTCCTTGTGTTCGCATCTTGAAGATGAACATTCATGTGAATCCAGGGTCACG ATTTGTCCCATATGCTCAGTTAAAGTTGCAAGGGACATGTTGAGTCACATAACACTGCAACATGGGCACTTGTTTAAG TTACAGAGAAGGCGCAGGTTAAGAAGAGTTGCCATCCCAAACAGTCAAACATTGTCACTCTTGGGTCGTGATCTTCGTGAGGCTCATTTACAGGTGCTTCTTGGTGGCAGTGGCGGATATCGGTCATCAAACAGTTCCACAGTATCTAATGCAGCCACTGATCCGTTCTTGTCCtctcttattttaaatttccCTGCTTGTGAAGCTGAAGAAATTTCTAAATCTGTGGTAACCAGTGCTGAAGAGTCTTCTGCAAAGAATACAGCACCTTCACATATATGGAAATCAAG CTTTGATCCGTCGTTGAGCGCTGAAGAGCGGGAGAAAAGGATGAGACAAGCAGCTGGGAGATCTGGTTTTGTGCAGGATTTGTTTCTTTCAACCTTGTTAGGCGACTAA
- the LOC107480773 gene encoding protein DEHYDRATION-INDUCED 19 isoform X1 yields the protein MDSEFWTSRLAAAKRQYALQHHHPHLDRLGMDDFDLEEEVRPDFPCPYCYEDFDIASLCSHLEDEHSCESRVTRRRRLRRVAIPNSQTLSLLGRDLREAHLQVLLGGSGGYRSSNSSTVSNAATDPFLSSLILNFPACEAEEISKSVVTSAEESSAKNTAPSHIWKSSFDPSLSAEEREKRMRQAAGRSGFVQDLFLSTLLGD from the exons ATGGATTCTGAGTTCTGGACCTCACGCCTTGCCGCTGCAAAAAGACAGTACGCTCTTCAGCATCATCACCCACACCTAG ATCGGTTGGGAATGGATGATTTTGATTTGGAGGAAGAGGTGCGACCAGATTTTCCGTGCCCCTATTGTTACGAGGACTTCGACATCGCCTCCTTGTGTTCGCATCTTGAAGATGAACATTCATGTGAATCCAGGGTCACG AGAAGGCGCAGGTTAAGAAGAGTTGCCATCCCAAACAGTCAAACATTGTCACTCTTGGGTCGTGATCTTCGTGAGGCTCATTTACAGGTGCTTCTTGGTGGCAGTGGCGGATATCGGTCATCAAACAGTTCCACAGTATCTAATGCAGCCACTGATCCGTTCTTGTCCtctcttattttaaatttccCTGCTTGTGAAGCTGAAGAAATTTCTAAATCTGTGGTAACCAGTGCTGAAGAGTCTTCTGCAAAGAATACAGCACCTTCACATATATGGAAATCAAG CTTTGATCCGTCGTTGAGCGCTGAAGAGCGGGAGAAAAGGATGAGACAAGCAGCTGGGAGATCTGGTTTTGTGCAGGATTTGTTTCTTTCAACCTTGTTAGGCGACTAA